A region of the Lycium barbarum isolate Lr01 chromosome 1, ASM1917538v2, whole genome shotgun sequence genome:
acttctataaatagaaggcaACTCTTTGTATAGAGGACATCGAGAGTAGTAGGAAAATAACCATTTTTCTGTCTAgctttgttcttgctctttctttttatttttattttatcttttagTAGATCTTTTGTTTATATACTGCTTAATGGAGTAATATCTTTTATGAGATAGTTGATGAAGCTTGGTATGTTATTATAGTATTTatctttattttaattactccTTGTCCTAAAGTTCTTTATCTCTATATTTACTTTGTGTCAGAATTTTAGACTTTTCCTAAATATTATCGCTACTCTATTATACTTTATGTTGTGGTTATTCTTGTATTAATTTTGTAATTCTCTAATACTTTATAATTATTGCATAAAATATTAGAGTAGTAATAATTTTTAgttatatattatttcaaatctttGATCTTGCTTCTTTCAAATCTAATTCGCAAGAAGGAATTGACTCAAGCAAGTGTGTAGATTTAAggatatcattgtcttatttcttttAATTCTAATCCTCAAGGAGGaattgactcaaataagtttattaaTATAAAGACTAATCTCAAGAGGTCTTTACACCTTATAGTACAATTTAGGCAAGGAAattatttcattttaattttCATTAGTTGTAACTTAATTAATATGCATAAACTCAAGGAATGTTATTAATTGGTTATTTTGAAGTAAGAAAATGTAATTGTATTGGAAATAAGCAATTATTCTTTCGTGAAATATATTACATTAAGATtgtattataataatattatgaaGTGACTTCAATTATTCCCAATTCTTTCGTGAAATTGTTTGTTTTGTTTAAGTAATTTACAAATTTAAGACACTACCctcttttcatcaatttgattctctcaaatagtaaCCGGGATAATATAACCCTAGGTGGTTCCAATCTCTGTGGGAtgatatcttaaactatattaTAATTTGACAAAGTACGAGCAGAAAAATCCTATATGCCCAAAGCTCGTCAATGGGCCACGATTAAAGGTGTTCATTAATACTTCCTCTGTCTCAAATATTTGTTGTGGttattaaaaatagttgtctcaaattatttgttgtttttggagttcaaggcacaattaattaatttttttccattttacctTTTGTAAAATTTGGTCATTAAtagagatgacacataaatagagcaAATATTTAATGGAGAAAGATTATAACTTAGAGATAAATAATGATAAAGTAAGAAAAATACCCttcctaattaatattttttaaagacGTGTAAATAAAAaaacgacaaatattttgagacggagggagtattaacttTATCAAAGAAAGTAATTAAAATGAAAGAAGCAAGAATTGAGGGATCAACTTTAAAATCTGATACAAATGCATGGGTCAATTCAAGTATTCTGCCTTACAGCCTACAGGAATAAAAGTGCCACCAGCTTTACATTTATGATGCCTGTGGAAGGAAAGAGCAAAAGAGTATTGTCTTTTTGAATCTTGATGATGCATAGAGCAAATTCATTGGAagtcatcaatatatatatatatatgatttgccGTGGCGCGAAAAGTCTAAATAGGCCTTTAGATAAATCAGCGTTTGAACGTGTAATAATTTTATGAGAAAATCTCTAATCATTCAAAAAGAcattttaccctttttttttttatttgttcttCCATCAGTAAAATTTTCTTCCCCTCCAACACCATTGCCACTATTATTGCTTACGTTTTTTTCTTCTTAAGAATTTCAACACTAATCTTACGTGATCTTTGTGACCTACCttttttactaaaataaataaattaaaagctGTTGCATCCCCGTGCCGGTCCGAACAATTTATTGTTTCAAATCAGAAGAAAAAGAGAATGAGAATGTTGATGAAAAGATTAAGGAAGCTTTGTCAAAGGTTCTTGTTCACTATTATCCACTGGCAGGGAGATTGACAATCAGCCTGGAAATGAAACTTATAGTGAACTGCAGTGGGGAaggtgcagtttttttttttgaggcAGAAGTAAATTGTTGTACCATAGAGGATATGGTGGCAATGGTGGTTACTACTAGATATAGAGTTTTTCCCCCCGACATTCAGTGAAAAATTTGTGCTACAAAATATAATTTTTCCATCTCATTCCCACTGGGAAAAAACATGGTGAAAACAGGTTCTCATTGAAATGCTGgaaaactttttaattttttgtgtGAAAATACTACTATTTAGGTTTTTCTCACCCACGTTCAGTGGGAAATAGCCATTGAATTTTCAGTGAGAAAGtagagattttttagtagtgGGTGGCAGGAAAGGAAGTTTTAATAGTGGAAGAACAAATAaaggaaaagggtaaaatgggttCGGAGTACTGAGGTGGCATGCCCACGTGGTATCCACATCATCAAATATCAGTGTCACATAGGATTAGATGTCCATCTTGGACAGCTTTAACGGAGATATTTGAAACAATAGTATTACGgcagggtatatttggacccaaagtataacgaggggtatatttggcccttttccgatggtacaggggtatatttggcccttcaCCGGTCCAACTTACTACAACCAGAAAACAATGAAGCCAAAACTAAGGATAGTGCTATCTTCCCCAAACCACTTGCCAGAGAAGCTTTCAGTTTGGCAAGCCACTGATCTGAGCACAGTATTTGTCATCTTAAATCATCGAGTCATCGATACATAAAAAAGTAACCAAAATAGTTATGGAACAATAGTATATCAATGTCAACATCATTACAGAAATTACAGCCCACTTCATTGTTCTCGACGAGAGTCCATACTATGAAACAGACTAAATAATCATTGAAAAAATCTTCATCAATATTTTTGCGCATCtcattttttttgtttctcaCCCAAGAGAAAGATCGTTCCACACTTGCACCGGCAACAGGAAGAATCAAAGTCAACTTCAAAAGCAAATAAACAAGTGGCCATGTTAAATCCAACTTTTTTGCAACCAACATCTTAGAAAGATCACCAAGTCCCTTCAAGTTTGAGAACCTATCATCACATTGTCGCATATAAACAATGTAATTATCAAGCTGGCAACTGAGTTCTTGAAGCTTGTTTGTCACCAAATTCACTTGGATAATAGTTAGCTAATCTCATTATCTTGtccttgtcataattagcaaaaGAATTTACTGGGCTCAAACTAGCCATACCAAGAAGCAAGTCATGATTCACTTTATCAAAACACTTGTCAAGCTCCTTCAATTGTGAATCAATAACAGCATCAAAAACATCCACACGATAGTGATGTGAATATGTGACGGTAGATACCTTAGGCTTCCCCCTTCCAGGAAAAACATAGAGATCATGCATTTTAGGAATCAAAATATCATGTTTGACACAGAATGAAGAGACACCATCCATCAAATGTTCCCATTCACCATCTCTCATCATTTCAAATTGTCTCTTTGCCGTGCCAACGAGTTCCAAAGCATTTACAATATCTTGATCTTTTCTTTGCAAAACTACATCCAATTCCTCTGTGATCGACAGTACTTTCAACATCATGTGTAGAATAAAAACAAACTCAAATGATTGTAGGTCATCAACAAGATCATCTGCCCATATTCTCTCAGAAGTGAAACCATCACTTGCAATaacttctaacacatgaacaacTGATGAAAATATAGTAACGAAGCTAAGTAAAGTTTTGAAATGAGATTCCAAAGCAGCATCACCTGATCTCTCGAGCTCATACTTCTGATTAAAGTGTCGCGCAGCAAGAGCTTTAGTCAGAACTTTACCAAACTTAAGCAGTTCTTCCAAATTTCCAAATTGATTTTCTTGTGAAAAATCTTGGCTCTCAAAAGAAACTCCTATAACCTTCAACACAAAGGTGAGTATACCAAAGAATCGATCAACACCACATTCCCTTTTAGCAACAGCAGCAGCTACAAGTGTCAAATGTAGTGGTTGGGCAAAGCAATGAGTGCAATGTGAAGACTGGTTATCTTGTAAAATCAGAGTCTTAAGATCATTATTGATCTCTCTCTCCATGTTAGTATCTCCATTATAACCTTGTCCACGTATATTGGATGGACTTAGTGAGTAACTCATAAGCAAAGAATCTATTGTTTCTTTCAATGATTGTGCAGATTTATCAGTGACATTGATAATACCAATGAAACGTTCCATCACAATACCCTTTTTGGCAACATAGCGTAAAACAATTGTCATTTCTTCCTCATCACAAGCACCCTCCGACTTATCAACTAATATTCCAAAATAATCTCCGTTTAAGTCCTTAACAATGGCTTTTAATTGTTTCCTTTGCACAAGCATTCACAATATCTTTCTGGACACTCGGGGCAGTCATGGTTTGATGCATTCGAGCATTTTCTAACATAACTCTTCCCACATCAGGAACAACGTGATCCCCGTACCATTGCAAGAACGCTTCAAAATCCCAAACATTTTCTCTCCTCATCAGCTATAAATGGCAATCCTTGTTTCAAGACGAACCTCGCTACATCAATTAAAGCATTTAAGAGAATTCGATACTCACTTGTAGCTTTCTCAGAGTGTTTGTCATTTGATAGGTTCAAAAGAGAAGAATGATTGAAATTGGTGTCACTATGATCTTCTGGAATATCCATCTAGGCAGTAACTTCCTAGAATTTGGAAATTCATATTATTAAAACAACTATTAATAATTCAAAGACTTGAAACTATTCAAATTTAACAATTCAATCGTTTAAACGTGATAATTGACAAAATGAGTGTGAATCAGtaggcaaaataaaataaaattgtgctTTCTTTCTTCTAGAGAGAAAATATAACATGTggattttattttttcaaaagacATGGCATAACTGTTTCCAATACTTTATGCATTcagagatttttttattttttatttttttttaaaaaagataaaAGTTTCTAAGATATTATTTCAAATTAAAAGTGGGTACTAGAGTTGACTACTAGTCTCCCAAGTACCAACAAACCCACCTACTAATTAAAAGAAAAAACCCCAAAGTTAGagaaaacataaataaataaacaccTTGAAAAATAGAAATACTTTACCAAGAAACGCAATGTATAataaaagaggaagaagaagtaGGGTACCAAATGgagctgatatatatatatatatatatatatatatatatatatatatatatatatatatatatatatatatatatatatatatatatatatctttctcgCTTGTTGCCGCCGTTGTGTTCTATTTTGCTTCTTTCCAAATTCACCAgggttttgttttctttttgttttttcgaATTCAATCCTCTGTTTTCCCACTCtctcttttttatttcttatCCTTTTTTGTAAATTGTTATACAAATTTCCCCTTAAACTAAAATATTATACCAAATTGACATCTTTTAACTTTAATAATTACTCTAtttgtttacttttacttgtccactatattaaaaataaattttatttttacttttacttgtgcATTTTACCATATTAAGagaaatataaaacaaaaatcTTGTTTTATCCTTgatattaattactcattttacAAATCTATTGTGATTATACAACAATTACTATAGGTATTATAGTAAACTACATACTTCATTAATAAATTCTTAAGGAGCGTGCAAAGTTAACAgtagataagtaaaagtgaatggaggaaTTCTTTATACTTAGCTCTTGTCGTTAATTGCAAAGTAAAAGGCGTGATTGGCTCTCTCCAAAAGGCGTGAATGTAAATAAAAAACATTTCCTAGATAAGCTTCACGATCGGGCGGTCTTCGTAATAGAAGAGACATTTGGTGATAAGCTTGCACTTGTTTGGAGGGATCGTCATAAATTATTAAAATGTGTTGTTCACGATACATAAAATATTCAGCCATAGCTGTTCCTATTTGATAACAGTGGTCAAAAACCAAAAATTGGATATTATTTAACGGCGATTTATACATAATTCGAGGTTATATTTTAAAGTCAGTTGGACTATTGGAGCATTGCTAGAATTTTGTATTACAGTAGTTTTAAAAAATCATTATTAAAAGTTTTAGCTAAATAAAAATATGAAACTCAAGTCTTAATAGATAGAGTGTTCCGCTACGTGTGATCAGGGAGGCAGCTGAGATACATCAATACAATAcataagtggtcgtttggtgcatggccaaaattatcccgggactataatcccgggactaatttatcccatatcttgggactattttataccatttaggagatggtataaaatagtcccaGAATAAGTGATATAAGAAGatatatcccagcttataccatgggatacattttatactttgtttggtacaaggtataaatttatcccaggataaatttataccttctaccaaacatggtacaaaaattagtgtTGAGATATTtcagcttataccttctaccaaacgacccttgatactacataatttaagtttggaatttccccaaaaaaaaaaaagaatttagaCGTTCTTTGTCCATTCCGTTACAATTTTACACAATGACAACCTAGAGCAATTCCCACCACTCTGTTTcagaatctatatataatataaagttaggcataaacaatcctatgtgacacctctctatggcctccattggcatttatcttttttcttataattttgGCATTTTCCCTATTTTTTCCATTTATGTGCTATTTAAGAAAAAATCACTCATTAAATTTTTTATGCTGTTTAAATCGAATAATTGTTCATTCCCACGTTTCCCCCTATTAAATCTCAACCCACGTCCCTTGTCATTAAATTAATTATTCTCATTAGCATTGTTTAAATTGAGTAATTGCTCATTCCCACGTTTCTTCCCTATTAAATCTCAACCCACGTCCCTTGCTCAATTTAATCTCATTAGCATTAGCATTAGCATTAGCATTAGCATCAAGTTTCACGTTAGTAATTAATTTCAGAAGTTTCACAGCCACGCGCGACAAGCCTATAAATATTAGTAGGGACCTAATTCTGAATGCACTACAGTAAAAGAGAAATTGAACACTGCTTAGATGGGTTGTTCTCCACAAAATTGGGAAGAGACCGACAATGGGAACGCTTATAGCTATCAAACAAAATAACGTATGACAGAGATCCATGGCGTGAAATAGTATTTTTTAGGTTTGTTTGTGGAGTATATTTTTCGTTGAATTAGACAAAACCACAAATGTCATGGTCATGCCAAGAAAAATTAAGATCAAGTTACATAAAAAATGCGATTTTCTTTGATGCCAACAATATAGAGCATCCAGTCAGATATTTCTAGGGCGCTAGAGGCTATAGTAAAACAAGGTTTAAGGAACTATGTGgtatatttaaaaaatttaagtGAAAATCAAATTAACCAACGGAGTTCACACTTAGGTGACAGATTTAGGTTTGTTATTTTAACTTTTGAGGAATGTTCAGTACTTAAGACTTCAGTGATTACAATACTCATCGAGTCAGGAGTTTTGGATGGTTTGGTTAAGATTGGAATAATGAAAATCTACAAACGAAATGAAGAAAAGGGAAAGAAAGTATTAGAGACGAGTGTATTTGATCGCATCAATGATAGAATACATTTAATTAATCATtgatcttttcctttttcttgatttcctttccttttctataACATTTTTTGTTCCCTATCCTTTTTAGTTTTTTAGTCTTTATTTTATTAATATGAAATATAAGTGTCAACAATTCATACCACTAAGGAACAAAATATTAATCAAGAAAAAGGCCTTTAGAAAATGAAGAATAAAAGGTTAGTtattagggaaaagggtcaaatatacccctttactttgttttattagttaaatatatCCTCCATTAGTAAAAGTTAATAAAAATATCCTTgtcatattcaaacttcacactTATGCCCCTATTTGGATATTGGAAATCCCCAAATCTTGTCAAATTACtcagttttaaaaaaattatccaCTTTTTTTTATTGACCCGCCCCGCCCGACCCGCCTATCATTATCATCAAGCTCTAGCTTCATCTCCTTCCatggagaaaaaaagaaaaaagcaaaaATACACCCAAATGATAAAATCCCAAACTTACATTATATTTCATCTTTAAATCCAGCTTCAAATCTTGGTGCAGTCAGTACTTGGACTATCCAAGTATTGACCAAACGTATCATCCAAGAGGTTCATTTGAGAGCTAGTTTAACTCCAAAGCTTAGCAAGTTATATGCAGAGGCTGAACTTCTACCCTTAGAAGAAATGGACTGAGCATTGAAAGATACTTGTTTCTTGATAGTTTAGCTACGTTGTTGATAGTTTGTGCCTAGTTTGAGCACAACTGGGGTTTGTCCGGTTGGTTGCTCCTTTTTCCATTTTTGTTTGAGTTGTATATACTGCCCGTATTAATAAATACAATGTTTatttactccccccccccccccccccccaaaaaaaaaaaaaaataggggctCAATGCATATGAATGGGTTCTAGTCCCTTCTTCTACTAGCTCAAGGTTAAATCTGAACAAACCTTTTACTTTCCCAGCCACAGTAGTAGTGGGCTACTCAAATGAAAATATTCTATCAGTTTTAATCTTCTCCTACCTCGCAGACAGATAAATTTCACCATTTTGACAGACTGAACTGTTCCCCTTTTTACACGATTCGGTTTCAACTAGTCCTTGATAGACTCCAAGTATTGGTTGTACTAAGATTTAGAGTTGGATTTAAAGATGAAATTTGAGGTGAGTTTTGGGATTTTATTATTTGGGTatgtttttgcttttttttttctccatggaagaagatgaaactagagcttgatgatgatgataggcggGTCGGGCGGGGCAGGTCaacaaaaaaatgggtaatttttttaaaattgggTAATTTGAGAGAATTTGGGGATTTCCATTTAAATAGGGGCATAAGTGTGAAGTTTGAAGACGGCAGGGGTATTTTTATTAACTTTCACTAACATAGggtatatttaactaataaaacaaagtagaggggtatatttgacccttttccctagttATTATCTCAGGGTTACATCCCCAGATTTTTATATACCATCAATTtgcttcttttcattttt
Encoded here:
- the LOC132615726 gene encoding uncharacterized protein LOC132615726 translates to MLVQRKQLKAIVKDLNGDYFGILVDKSEGACDEEEMTIVLRYVAKKGIVMERFIGIINVTDKSAQSLKETIDSLLMSYSLSPSNIRGQGYNGDTNMEREINNDLKTLILQDNQSSHCTHCFAQPLHLTLVAAAVAKRECGVDRFFGILTFVLKVIGVSFESQDFSQENQFGNLEELLKFGKVLTKALAARHFNQKYELERSGDAALESHFKTLLSFVTIFSSVVHVLEVIASDGFTSERIWADDLVDDLQSFEFVFILHMMLKVLSITEELDVVLQRKDQDIVNALELVGTAKRQFEMMRDGEWEHLMDGVSSFCVKHDILIPKMHDLYVFPGRGKPKVSTVTYSHHYRVDVFDAVIDSQLKELDKCFDKVNHDLLLGMASLSPVNSFANYDKDKIMRLANYYPSEFGDKQASRTQLPA